The Eubacterium maltosivorans genome includes the window AGGCCGAAAAGCACCAAATTCATAGCTCTGACAGAAAGCTTGAGCTCGACCCAGAATAAACTTTTAAACGCGCGCATCTTCGTCTCCTCCCGTATACCAGAGATAAGCCTCCTCAAAGCAGCTTCGAGGACTTTTGGCTGTTATCTCCTCAATGGTTCCGCAGATCTGAGTCTCCCCCTTTTTCAAAATTAACGCCCGGTCACACAAAACTTCCACTTCATCCATAAAATGGGAAGTCAGCACAATGGTCAGCCCGCCCTTTTTCAATTCCTTCAGATAATGCCAGACCTCGCGGCGTGCCCGGGTATCCAGCCCTGTGGTCAGCTCATCCAGAAACACCAGCTCCGGGTTAGGAAGCAGGGCCAGCAGCACAGAGAGACGCTGACGCTCACCGCCGGACAACTGGCTTACCTCCTGCTTTTCAAGTCCCTGTATACCAAATACTTCAAGCAGCCGCCGCCAGTCTGCAGACTGTCTGTAGAGAGCAGCCGTCATCCGGCAGACCTCATCCACCCGGATTTTATCCTGATAGCCTGTCTCCTGAAACTGGACGCCGACCTGTTCAAAAAGTATTTTTCTCCCTTCCGATGGGTTTATCCCCAAAATATCCACAGTTCCGGCACTTGCCTTCTTCACACCCAGCATGCACTCAATACTGGTGCTCTTTCCCGCGCCGTTTGGACCCAGAAGTCCAAAGACCTCTCCCCGGGCTACGCTCAGGCTCAGGCCGCTTACTGCCTTTACATTTCCGTAGCTTTTGCTCAGGTTTTCCACCTGTAAAACCTTTTCCATTTTTGCACCTCCTTTTTATCTCTGCCAGAAAATTATACATTACAGGCAATGAAAAGGCTTGACCGCGCTTGCGAAAAACAGATTTATCCACAAAAGTGCTGAAAATCCTCCACATATCCACAGCCTTTCCCAATAAAAAAAGCGGCCAAAGCCGCTTAATCTGATCATTTTCTCAATTATCCATCGCCTTTACCGGACGGGCCTCAATATATCCACGGTATCCCTGGGGCTCCATCTGAAAACGCGGGCCATCATTATCTGCCCACTCGAAACCGTAGAGTTCAGGCTCATAGCTGTCGATTACTGCCTCAATATCTTTGACAGCCTGATAAAACTTTTCATCCTCGAAAGGCTCCCCCTGAAAGACCATCATTTTGCAGGGAGGCAGCTCAATCAAATCGAAGCCCTCGGCCACCGGCCCGTCATAATCCACAGGAAGCTCTACCCCCTGTGCATAACGCCCTGTATCTGCAGGACGGAAACGCTCAGGCACCCACACCCCCACTGGCTCGTACAAAGCCTCCTTAACACTGCACAGCACACCCCAGATATCACAGCCAGCCTCCTCGCAATAGGCAAAGTATTCCCCTGCCGATTTTGCCCACTTAACCATCAGCTTACGGGCAGGCCTTTCAATGACCTGGACAAAAACCGTATCGATTTGTTTTTCATAAATTTTCATGCGTTCTTCTCCCTCCTTCATGGTGAGATACCAGTCCTTTACCGGATCTGGCATAAACAGCCTGATCGGCGGAGGATTTTTGCTGTAGCGGCGGGGTGTAATGCCAAAAGCCCGTGAAAAAGCCCGTGTAAACCCCTCGTGGCTGTCAAAGACAAAATCCAGTGCCACATCCACCACCTTCACCTTTTCCTCATCCCGCAGCTTAAGGGCTGCCTGGCTCAGGCGCAGGGCCCGGATGTAGTCAAAGGGCGCCTTACCCGTCAGCTCCTTAAAAATTCTGGAGCAGTGGAAGGGCGAGTAACCCGCACAATCAGACAGCACTTTCAGTGTGATGGTTTCTGTCATATGATTTTCGATATAATCCTGCATCCTCTGGACTGCCAGCACTTTTTCTTCCCGTTTCATCAGCTCACCTCCGTTTTACCAGTATAGCCTTACTCCCCAGGAGATTCTTGACCGCATTTGCGAAAATTTTTAATCTGCTTTAAGTGTCAGCGGCATACCGATCACAATGGCTCTGGAATCCGGGCCGTGGCCGATTTCTCTGGTTTTGACAATGGGCATGGCCTCGTTGCGGACAACCTCCTTTATAATGTCTCCAATCTCAGGTTTTTCCTCCGCCTCCTCCATCTTTGTGAAGCTTCCCAGAATAATTCCGTTTATCTTGTCAAAAACCCCCATCTGGCGGTACTGGTTGAGCAGGGAGACCATCCGGTCTGCGCCACCGCTGTAGCTCTCCAGGAAAAGCAATTTTTCTGAAAAATCCGGCAAATAGGGAGTTCCTGCCAGCTTCAGAAAACAGCGGATATTGCCCCCAACCACTACGCCTTCCATACGGCTGCCCTGCAGAAATTCATAGTCGAAGTCAAACAGGGCTCCTCCTTCCTGAAAAAGGGATTCCTTAAAACGGCTGAGCTGCTCGATTCGGAAATCATAGATCAGATTTCTGATCTGGTAAAGATAGCCTGGATGGCCGGTTTCTTTATAGATGGCATTGATCACAGCCGTCACATCACTATAGCCAAAAAAGGGCTTGGCATTGTCCTTAAGAACCTGGTAGTCCAGATATTCCAGTACCTCATTGGCGAGATCGCCACCCGACAGGTCAAAAATAGCTCTGATCGTATTGTCATTGTAAAAGTCCATCAATGCTCTGGCCTTTTCCTGCGCCGTTCCGCTGAAAAAACGTGATTTCTCAAAAATGTAAGGACTGCAGACGGGGTTCAGGCCTGCCTGTCTCAGGGTTTCAAGTAATTTTTCCACATGCGTCCGGTTGGCTGCAGGCTGCGCGTTAGAACAGGCCACGATGCCAACTTTATCTCCGGCTTTCAGTTTCATTTGTGTTGCTCCCTTCGTCAGTAAATTTGCCCTGCCGTTTGGCACTCTGCCTTTACGAGGACATCTTATTTCTATTATAGTATGAACCCCAATCTTTGTCTATTGTTAAGCTTTTGACCTATTTTTTCGGCAATTTCAACAGACGCGCGTTAATGGCGACAATAATGGTGCTCAGTGACATCAGCACCGCTCCTGCTGCCGGACTGATAACCACTCCCTGGTAATAGAGTACCCCCGCGGCCAGCGGCAGAGCTACCACATTATAAGCTGTGGCCCAGATCAGATTCTGTACCATTTTTTTAAAGGTTGCCCGCGAGAGCTTTAGGATGCCGACTACATCCAGAGGATCACTCTTGACCAGAATAACGTCAGCAGTTTCAATGGCCACGCTGGTTCCGGCGCCGATGGCAATACCCAGGTCTGCCTTGGCAAGTGAAGGCGCATCATTGACACCGTCGCCGGTCATGGCAACCCTGCGCCCATCACGGTGAAGCTCATCAATCTTTGACGCCTTATCGCCCGGGAGCACCTCAGCAAACACCTGATTGATATCCAGCTGCCGAGCCACATAGTCCGCGGCCCGCTGGTTATCGCCGGTAAGCATAATGGAGGCGACCTCCATCTGTTTCAGCTCATCCACAGCTTCCTTCGCTGTCGGGCGCGCCACATCAGACAATGCAATAAAGCCCAGCAGCTTGTTTTCGCGCAGAATAAATACAACGGTTTTCCCCTCTCCGGCAAGGCTGCTATAGGATTTTTCATCAAAGGCAATGCCCTCACGCTTCAGATAGCCAGGACTGACAATCTTGACAGGCCGTCCATCTACGCTGGCCCGCAGCCCCTCACCGGTCAGATTCTGATAATCCGTCACCCTGAGCATCGCAAGCTCTCTACTTTTTCCTGCTTCCACAATTCCTCTGGCAATAGGGTGCTCAGAATTTTCCTCAACCGAAGCTGCGATAGCCAGGAGGTCATCTTCCGAAACGCTGTCGGCCTTTATATCTGTCACGCCAAAACTGCCTTCTGTCAATGTACCGGTTTTGTCAAACACCACCGTATCCAGATTCCGGGCATTTTCAAAGGCGACACGGTTGCGGATCAGCAGTCCGTTTTTTGCTGCGAGGCTGGTCGACACCGAGGTTACCAGCGGCATGGCAAGGCCAAGGGCATGGGGACAGCAGATGATAATAACAGTCACTGCACGGGTAACAGCAAAGTTCAGGTTTCCCTCAATCGCCATCCAGGTGATAAAGGTAATGATCCCTGTAGTCAGCGCGATATAAAACAGCCATTTGGCCGCCCTGTCCGCCAGCCGCTGAGTATTGGATTTGGAGGCCTGGGCATCCCTCACCAAACGGATCACCTGGGATAAAAAGGTATCATCCCCAACATGGCTTACCTTAAATTTCAAAATCCCATCGCCGTTTACAGAGCCGCCGATCACCTCATCTCCCTTCCCCTTTTCAACAGGTACTGCTTCTCCGGTAATCATGGCCTCGTTGACCTCTGAGTCCCCTTCATACACAACGCCGTCAATGGGGATTTTCTCCCCAGGCTTCACGAGCACTGCCTGCCCTGCTTTCAGACTGCTGACCGGCATTTCCATGGTCTCGCCGTTGTCCATAATCATATGAGCGCTTTCAGGCATGAGCTTGGCAAGTTCCTCTAAAGCCTTAGACGCACCCATCACCGAACGCATCTCAATCCAATGGCCGAGTAGCATAATGACGATCAGACTCGCCAGCTCCCAGAAAAAATCTGATCCCTGCACGCCAAACACCGTTGCTGCACTATAAACATAAGCGACAATGATCGCCAGTGCAATCAGCGTCATCATGGCTGGAGATTTATGTCTCAGCTCGTCCTTCGCCCCTTTGAGAAAAGGCCATCCACCGTAGAAAAACAAAAACGTTGACAGGGCCAGCAAGATGTAGGAATCCCCCGGGAAACGCCAGTCAACGCCTAAAAACATCTGGATCATGGGTGAAAGAACCAGAATGGGAATCATTACAGCCAAGGACACCCAGAACCGTCTTTTAAAATCCTGAACCATCATGGCGTGGTGATCCATACCGCTCATTTGCATCGATGAATGGTCCATTTCACCCATTGCCTCCATGCTGTGATTGTGCTCCATTTTATGATGTGTATCGTTCATGGTACCGCTCCTTTTTTAAAAGGTATATACCCTGAATTCTGGTTTCACATCATCTCAGACAATCCGCCCGTCCCTCACTACCACCGTCCGGCTGCCACACTCTGCCGAATCGGCAGAGTGTGTGACCATAAGAATTGTCACACCGTTTTCATGGTTAATGCGCTGCAAAAGCGTCATGATCTCTCCCCCGGTCTTGCTGTCGAGATTGCCGGTAGGCTCGTCGGCAAACAGAATCTCCGGATCATTGACCAAAGCCCGGGCTATGGCTACACGCTGCTGCTGACCGCCAGAAAGCTCACGCGGCGTGTGCTTTCTTCGGTTCGTAAGCCCCACGATCTCCAGAAGATTGTCGAGCCGGGGCTGTAGGGCTCGGCGGCTTTTACCGTCCAAAAGCACAGGCAGCAGAATATTTTCCTCAACGGTCAGATTTGGTATCAAGTTATAAAACTGAAAGACAAAACCAATATTTCTGCGGCGCAACAGGCTTTTCCGTTTATCATCCCACTGCGAAATATCCTGTCCCTGCAGGATAACACTGCCGTCTGTGGGCTCATCAAGCCCTCCCAAAATATAGAGCAGCGTGCTTTTCCCAGAGCCCGATGGCCCCATGATGGATACAAATTCGCCCTGATATATTTCCAGGGAAATATTTTTCAGAACCGAGGTCGACACTTCACCCATCTGGTAATCTTTAATGATGTGGCGAGCTTCCACTGCTATTTTTTTCATATGCTTCATTTTTTCTCCTTTACTCACATTTAATTTCTTCAACCAGTTCTATCTTTGACCCTTTGATCACCGGAACCACTGCCCCTGCCAGATTGATGAGGACTCCTGCAAGTCCGGCGGCCAGAAACACCTTTATATCCAGTGTCGGCGTCATGGCGATCTGCGGTCCCGCCACCAGAAAGATGGTCTGAATTAGCAGCCATGAGACCAGCACACCGATAAACGCTCCGATAATACCTGAGGAAAAGCCTTCCAGAAGGGTCATTTTAATATTTTGTCCATTACTCATTCCGACAGATTTATACATGGCAATGGCACGCCGCTTCTGCAAATAATTGATGAGCAGATTATTGATCACTCCCACGGCAGCCAGAAAAAGGATAAAATATGTCAGCTTGT containing:
- a CDS encoding ABC transporter ATP-binding protein — translated: MEKVLQVENLSKSYGNVKAVSGLSLSVARGEVFGLLGPNGAGKSTSIECMLGVKKASAGTVDILGINPSEGRKILFEQVGVQFQETGYQDKIRVDEVCRMTAALYRQSADWRRLLEVFGIQGLEKQEVSQLSGGERQRLSVLLALLPNPELVFLDELTTGLDTRARREVWHYLKELKKGGLTIVLTSHFMDEVEVLCDRALILKKGETQICGTIEEITAKSPRSCFEEAYLWYTGGDEDARV
- a CDS encoding helix-turn-helix domain-containing protein — protein: MKREEKVLAVQRMQDYIENHMTETITLKVLSDCAGYSPFHCSRIFKELTGKAPFDYIRALRLSQAALKLRDEEKVKVVDVALDFVFDSHEGFTRAFSRAFGITPRRYSKNPPPIRLFMPDPVKDWYLTMKEGEERMKIYEKQIDTVFVQVIERPARKLMVKWAKSAGEYFAYCEEAGCDIWGVLCSVKEALYEPVGVWVPERFRPADTGRYAQGVELPVDYDGPVAEGFDLIELPPCKMMVFQGEPFEDEKFYQAVKDIEAVIDSYEPELYGFEWADNDGPRFQMEPQGYRGYIEARPVKAMDN
- a CDS encoding S66 family peptidase, with amino-acid sequence MKLKAGDKVGIVACSNAQPAANRTHVEKLLETLRQAGLNPVCSPYIFEKSRFFSGTAQEKARALMDFYNDNTIRAIFDLSGGDLANEVLEYLDYQVLKDNAKPFFGYSDVTAVINAIYKETGHPGYLYQIRNLIYDFRIEQLSRFKESLFQEGGALFDFDYEFLQGSRMEGVVVGGNIRCFLKLAGTPYLPDFSEKLLFLESYSGGADRMVSLLNQYRQMGVFDKINGIILGSFTKMEEAEEKPEIGDIIKEVVRNEAMPIVKTREIGHGPDSRAIVIGMPLTLKAD
- a CDS encoding copper-translocating P-type ATPase: MNDTHHKMEHNHSMEAMGEMDHSSMQMSGMDHHAMMVQDFKRRFWVSLAVMIPILVLSPMIQMFLGVDWRFPGDSYILLALSTFLFFYGGWPFLKGAKDELRHKSPAMMTLIALAIIVAYVYSAATVFGVQGSDFFWELASLIVIMLLGHWIEMRSVMGASKALEELAKLMPESAHMIMDNGETMEMPVSSLKAGQAVLVKPGEKIPIDGVVYEGDSEVNEAMITGEAVPVEKGKGDEVIGGSVNGDGILKFKVSHVGDDTFLSQVIRLVRDAQASKSNTQRLADRAAKWLFYIALTTGIITFITWMAIEGNLNFAVTRAVTVIIICCPHALGLAMPLVTSVSTSLAAKNGLLIRNRVAFENARNLDTVVFDKTGTLTEGSFGVTDIKADSVSEDDLLAIAASVEENSEHPIARGIVEAGKSRELAMLRVTDYQNLTGEGLRASVDGRPVKIVSPGYLKREGIAFDEKSYSSLAGEGKTVVFILRENKLLGFIALSDVARPTAKEAVDELKQMEVASIMLTGDNQRAADYVARQLDINQVFAEVLPGDKASKIDELHRDGRRVAMTGDGVNDAPSLAKADLGIAIGAGTSVAIETADVILVKSDPLDVVGILKLSRATFKKMVQNLIWATAYNVVALPLAAGVLYYQGVVISPAAGAVLMSLSTIIVAINARLLKLPKK
- a CDS encoding ABC transporter ATP-binding protein, which encodes MKHMKKIAVEARHIIKDYQMGEVSTSVLKNISLEIYQGEFVSIMGPSGSGKSTLLYILGGLDEPTDGSVILQGQDISQWDDKRKSLLRRRNIGFVFQFYNLIPNLTVEENILLPVLLDGKSRRALQPRLDNLLEIVGLTNRRKHTPRELSGGQQQRVAIARALVNDPEILFADEPTGNLDSKTGGEIMTLLQRINHENGVTILMVTHSADSAECGSRTVVVRDGRIV